One stretch of Astatotilapia calliptera chromosome 3, fAstCal1.2, whole genome shotgun sequence DNA includes these proteins:
- the LOC113017176 gene encoding zinc finger BED domain-containing protein 1-like, giving the protein MEAHLRVVGPMNGKFVFHKRPDGTIDKGKVVCLECKKEFAYHRSSSSLAYHLNAKHPAASAATASSEDVSNIASQSKAFRQTKLENTPRMSKSATDRLTNVIAKWIAMNCRPINIVEDEGLTEVLQIASNDPSYKPPCRTTVTTKISKMYDGEKKNKLEILAEDSPNCVAITGDHWTSAGNHSYFGMTGHFIDSEWNLNSFALTVMRTETRHFADKCAEQFLKVANDWGIENKISTIGTDSAANMLAAMRALPYEHIACNAHILQRTITVCLDSSGFVGVLAKCRKIVGHFKQSPASTTELNPQQVALGKKSDQLIQDVPTRWNSTLAMVSRLLCNREAVQATLDQQNHRLVLPTEAEWAKLQRLELLLEPCKYVTELLGGEAYVSCSVVLPAFRHLYRVMDITDDDPAYVVKFKNAFQKDLAARRANGNEIWFEVATALDPRFKDLKCLPREKREQVWTILENMLQAAEPRRADSLQPSTEDDGPAQKKRRSELLLGSDSDSEDGIESGELQRYRAEPSISIDDCPLQWWYAHSGVYEKLSVAVALKCNYYVIAMFKIWCLIWIHVVLSPPTGWPECGALWCACFGVRLN; this is encoded by the exons CAGCTCAAGTTTGGCCTATCACCTCAACGCAAAGCACCCAGCCGCGAGTGCAGCAACAGCTAGCAGTGAAGACGTTAGCAATATAGCAAGCCAGAGCAAAGCTTTTCGCCAAACAAAACTAGAGAATACCCCTCGTATGAGCAAGTCTGCGACCGACAGGCTGACTAATGTTATTGCCAAGTGGATAGCGATGAACTGTAGGCCGATAAATATAGTAGAGGACGAAGGATTGACAGAGGTGTTGCAAATTGCGTCCAATGACCCGTCATACAAGCCGCCGTGCAGGACTACAGTAACGACCAAAATCAGCAAAATGTACGACggcgaaaagaaaaacaaacttgagATTTTGGCGGAGGATTCTCCCAACTGTGTTGCTATAACCGGAGATCACTGGACCTCAGCTGGCAACCACAGCTATTTTGGGATGACTGGACACTTTATTGATAGTGAGTGGAACCTCAACTCATTTGCACTGACCGTCATGAGAACAGAAACCAGGCACTTTGCTGATAAATGCGCCGAACAGTTCCTCAAGGTAGCAAATGACTGGGGTATTGAAAACAAGATATCCACCATTGGCACAGACAGCGCAGCAAACATGCTGGCTGCTATGAGAGCACTTCCATATGAGCACATCGCCTGCAATGCTCACATTCTCCAGAGGACCATCACGGTATGTCTCGATAGCAGTGGTTTTGTCGGTGTACTGGCAAAGTGCCGCAAGATTGTTGGTCATTTTAAACAAAGCCCTGCGAGTACCACAGAACTTAACCCACAACAAGTAGCACTCGGAAAGAAGAGCGATCAACTTATACAGGATGTACCCACCAGGTGGAACTCGACTCTCGCAATGGTCTCACGCCTCCTATGTAACCGAGAGgctgtccaggctacgttggacCAACAGAACCACAGGTTGGTCTTGCCAACCGAAGCTGAGTGGGCGAAACTGCAGAGGCTGGAGCTCCTGCTTGAACCATGCAA GTATGTGACAGAGCTGCTGGGTGGTGAGGCCTACGTCTCTTGCTCTGTAGTGCTGCCTGCTTTTCGCCATCTGTACCGTGTCATGGACATTACTGATGATGATCCTGCCTACGTGGTGAAGTTCAAGAATGCCTTCCAGAAGGATCTGGCAGCACGACGAGCTAATGGCAACGAGATATGGTTCGAGGTGGCCACAGCATTGGATCCACGGTTTAAGGATTTGAAATGTCTTCCAAGAGAAAAGAGGGAACAG gtgTGGACCATTCTGGAGAATATGCTCCAGGCAGCAGAGCCCAGAAGAGCAGATAGTCTCCAGCCCTCCACAGAGGATGATGGACCAgctcagaagaagaggaggagcgaACTCCTTCTGGGGTCTGACTCTGACTCAGAAGATGGAATTGAGTCTGGAGAGCTGCAGCGCTACAGAGCAGAACCCAGCATCAGTATTGATGACTGTCCCCTGCAGTGGTGGTATGCTCACTCAGGAGTCTATGAAAAGCTGTCTGTAGCCGTCGcattgaaatgtaattattatgtGATTGCAATGTTCAAAATTTGGTGTTTAATCTGGATTCATGTTGTGTTGTCGCCACCTACTGGTTGGCCTGAGTGTGGCGCTTTGTGGTGTGCATGCTTTGGGGTGAGGCTCAATTAA